A genome region from Proteus vulgaris includes the following:
- the xthA gene encoding exodeoxyribonuclease III — MKFVSFNINGLRARPHQLEAIIEKHQPDVIGLQETKVHDDMFPLDTVGALGYHVFYHGQKGHYGVALLTKEKPVAVRKGFPGDDDDAQRRMIMADIETPAGLLTVMNGYFPQGESRDHETKFPAKEKFYADLQNYLTNSLKPTSSVLIMGDLNISPTDKDIGIGENNMKRWLKTGKCSFLPEEREWLATLMGWGLTDTFRQQHPEADDKFSWFDYRSKGFDDNRGLRIDLLLASRCLAENCISTGIDYEIRGMEKPSDHAPVWAEFKI, encoded by the coding sequence ATGAAATTTGTCTCTTTCAATATTAATGGTTTACGCGCTCGTCCTCACCAACTTGAAGCTATCATAGAAAAACATCAGCCAGATGTTATTGGTCTTCAAGAAACGAAAGTTCATGATGATATGTTTCCATTAGATACAGTGGGTGCCTTGGGTTATCATGTTTTCTATCATGGTCAAAAAGGACATTATGGGGTTGCCTTACTCACAAAAGAAAAGCCTGTCGCAGTACGTAAAGGCTTTCCTGGTGATGACGATGATGCTCAACGTCGAATGATAATGGCTGATATCGAAACACCCGCGGGTTTATTGACTGTGATGAATGGTTATTTCCCTCAAGGTGAAAGCCGTGATCATGAAACTAAATTTCCAGCAAAAGAAAAATTCTATGCGGATCTTCAAAATTACCTAACCAACAGCTTAAAACCGACCTCTTCCGTACTTATTATGGGGGATTTAAATATTAGCCCAACGGATAAAGATATTGGTATTGGCGAAAATAATATGAAACGCTGGTTAAAAACGGGTAAATGTTCTTTTTTACCAGAAGAGCGGGAATGGCTGGCAACTTTAATGGGCTGGGGATTAACAGATACATTCCGCCAACAACACCCTGAAGCTGATGATAAATTTTCGTGGTTTGACTATCGTTCTAAAGGATTTGATGATAACCGAGGCTTACGTATAGACTTACTTCTAGCAAGTCGCTGCTTAGCGGAGAATTGCATTTCAACAGGCATTGATTACGAGATCCGAGGGATGGAAAAACCATCCGATCATGCACCCGTTTGGGCTGAATTTAAAATCTAA
- a CDS encoding D-hexose-6-phosphate mutarotase, with product MNEKIFSLPIIEQISPYLSRRQLGELPILVISHPKVRAAISLQGAHLIAWQPAQEHPVFWVSEASLFTPGVAIRGGIPICWPWFASAGTPSHGFARILPWEFSAHTEQDDSVLITMTLKESQQTQKYWPHPFTVIARFKLGATCEVELESYGDYEATAALHSYFNVSDIDNVSVTGLGSHYIDTVADKEVYTDETSLRFNGRTDRLYTEPDDFNLIHDDGWDRTIEVHHYHHSDVVCWNPGAELASSMKDMSAGGYRKMACVETARIHQPLKPDNVHPGRLSLVVRVRKNIAEK from the coding sequence ATGAATGAGAAAATTTTTTCTTTGCCGATTATTGAACAAATATCACCTTACTTAAGTCGTCGGCAATTAGGCGAACTTCCTATCCTTGTTATTTCGCATCCTAAAGTACGTGCTGCTATCAGCCTTCAGGGCGCACACTTAATTGCTTGGCAACCCGCACAAGAGCATCCTGTCTTTTGGGTAAGCGAAGCCTCTCTCTTTACTCCTGGTGTTGCCATTCGTGGCGGTATTCCTATTTGCTGGCCTTGGTTTGCTTCTGCGGGTACACCAAGTCATGGATTTGCGCGAATTCTTCCTTGGGAATTTAGTGCCCATACCGAACAAGATGATAGTGTTCTCATCACCATGACATTAAAAGAGAGCCAACAAACACAAAAATATTGGCCACATCCCTTTACGGTTATTGCTCGTTTTAAATTAGGCGCAACTTGTGAGGTTGAATTAGAATCTTACGGTGATTATGAAGCAACAGCAGCCCTTCACTCTTATTTTAATGTGAGTGACATTGATAATGTCTCTGTAACAGGTCTAGGAAGCCACTACATTGACACAGTGGCAGATAAAGAGGTTTACACTGATGAAACCTCATTACGTTTTAATGGGCGTACTGACAGGCTTTATACAGAGCCTGACGATTTCAATCTTATACATGACGATGGTTGGGATCGCACAATTGAAGTTCATCATTACCATCATAGTGATGTCGTATGTTGGAACCCCGGTGCAGAGCTTGCAAGTTCAATGAAAGATATGAGCGCAGGTGGTTATCGTAAGATGGCTTGTGTAGAAACCGCTCGTATCCACCAACCCTTAAAACCCGATAACGTTCATCCTGGTCGCTTATCTCTGGTCGTTCGTGTACGTAAAAATATTGCTGAAAAATAA
- the pncA gene encoding bifunctional nicotinamidase/pyrazinamidase has protein sequence MKNAALLLVDIQNDFCTGGALAVNESDKVIQTANQLIHTFNQSKNPIIASLDWHPADHLSFAENSGTVVGEIGTLNGLPQVWWPVHCVQNSYGAAFHPELNQAQINHIIYKGQNRLIDSYSAFFDNDHEYQTGLHTLLHTLNIKHLYILGIATDYCVKFTVLDALLLGYQVSVITDGCRGVNIQEGDSEKALEEMQAKGATLIDSAHWLNRNNQ, from the coding sequence GTGAAAAACGCGGCACTGTTATTAGTTGATATACAAAATGATTTTTGTACAGGTGGTGCATTAGCTGTTAATGAAAGCGATAAAGTGATACAAACCGCCAACCAACTTATTCATACTTTCAATCAATCTAAAAACCCGATTATCGCCAGTTTAGATTGGCATCCAGCCGATCATCTTAGTTTTGCTGAAAATTCAGGCACTGTGGTGGGAGAAATTGGCACCCTTAATGGATTACCACAGGTTTGGTGGCCCGTTCATTGCGTACAAAATTCTTATGGTGCTGCATTTCATCCTGAATTAAACCAAGCCCAGATTAATCACATTATTTATAAAGGGCAAAACCGTCTTATTGATAGTTATAGTGCTTTTTTTGATAACGACCATGAATATCAAACAGGCTTGCACACACTTTTGCACACGCTAAATATAAAACATCTTTATATTTTAGGAATTGCTACGGATTACTGTGTCAAATTTACAGTGCTAGATGCGCTGTTATTAGGGTATCAAGTCTCAGTCATTACAGACGGTTGTCGTGGCGTCAATATTCAAGAAGGCGATAGCGAAAAAGCATTGGAAGAGATGCAGGCAAAGGGCGCGACATTAATTGATTCAGCACATTGGCTTAATCGTAACAATCAATAG
- the gapA gene encoding glyceraldehyde-3-phosphate dehydrogenase gives MTIKVGINGFGRIGRIVFRAAQERSDIEIVGINDLLDAEYMAYMLKYDSTHGRFNGTVEVKDGHLVVNGKTIRVTSERDPANLKWNEIGVDVVAEATGLFLTDETARKHIQAGAKKVVLTGPSKDSTPMFVMGVNHKSYAGQDIVSNASCTTNCLAPLAKVINDKFGIVEGLMTTVHATTATQRTVDGPSMKDWRGGRGASQNIIPSSTGAAKAVGKVIPELNGKLTGMSFRVPTPNVSVVDLTARLEKPATYAQICEAIKEAAEGELKGVLGYTEDAVVSTDFNGEVLTSVFDAKAGIALNDNFVKLVSWYDNEVGYSNKVLDLISHISK, from the coding sequence ATGACTATCAAAGTAGGTATTAATGGTTTTGGTCGTATCGGCCGCATCGTTTTCCGTGCTGCTCAAGAACGTTCAGATATCGAAATCGTAGGTATTAACGATCTGTTAGACGCAGAATACATGGCATACATGCTGAAATACGATTCAACTCATGGTCGTTTCAACGGTACTGTTGAAGTAAAAGATGGCCACCTCGTTGTTAATGGTAAAACCATCCGCGTAACATCAGAAAGAGATCCAGCAAACCTGAAATGGAACGAAATTGGTGTTGATGTTGTTGCTGAAGCAACTGGTCTGTTCTTAACTGATGAAACTGCTCGTAAACACATCCAAGCTGGTGCGAAAAAAGTTGTTCTGACTGGTCCTTCAAAAGACAGCACACCTATGTTCGTTATGGGTGTAAACCACAAATCATATGCAGGTCAAGATATCGTTTCTAACGCATCTTGTACAACTAACTGCTTAGCGCCTTTAGCAAAAGTTATCAACGACAAATTCGGTATCGTTGAAGGTCTGATGACAACTGTTCACGCAACAACTGCAACTCAACGTACTGTTGATGGTCCTTCAATGAAAGACTGGCGTGGTGGTCGTGGTGCTTCTCAAAACATCATCCCTTCATCAACGGGTGCTGCTAAAGCAGTAGGTAAAGTTATTCCTGAACTGAACGGCAAACTGACTGGTATGTCTTTCCGTGTTCCTACTCCTAACGTTTCTGTTGTTGACTTAACTGCACGTCTGGAAAAACCAGCAACTTATGCTCAAATCTGTGAAGCAATCAAAGAAGCTGCTGAAGGCGAACTGAAAGGCGTTCTGGGTTACACTGAAGATGCAGTTGTTTCAACTGACTTCAACGGTGAAGTATTAACTTCAGTATTCGATGCTAAAGCAGGTATCGCGCTGAATGACAACTTTGTTAAATTAGTTTCTTGGTACGATAACGAAGTTGGTTATTCAAACAAAGTTCTGGATCTGATTTCTCATATCTCTAAATAA
- a CDS encoding YeaC family protein, translated as MEVNELISMVTPEIYQRISTAVELGKWPDGVALTDEQKEHCMQIVLLWQAKNNHTPEHMTVGTNGQITMKSKQELKAQFQSERLATLTPMDDD; from the coding sequence ATGGAAGTTAATGAACTTATTTCGATGGTAACCCCTGAGATTTACCAGCGTATTTCAACAGCGGTTGAACTAGGTAAATGGCCTGATGGCGTTGCATTGACTGATGAGCAAAAAGAGCATTGTATGCAGATTGTTTTATTATGGCAGGCGAAAAATAACCACACACCTGAACATATGACAGTAGGAACGAATGGGCAAATTACCATGAAGAGTAAACAAGAATTAAAAGCTCAGTTTCAATCTGAACGTTTGGCAACGTTAACGCCAATGGATGATGACTAA
- the sppA gene encoding signal peptide peptidase SppA, with translation MNKIMELIGAILKFSWQAINFIRKLILNVIFFFLLFMVIGIFLISKEAQKPMSYEGALLVDLKGVIVDQTATQNPLGEVGRELLGVSNSQLQENSLFEIVDTLRKASQDPKIKGMVLKLDEFAGADQPSLNYIGKALNEFKKTGKPIFAVSGYYNQPQYYLASYADKIYLTPQGAVGVYGFGFQNLYYKTLLENLKVSTHIFRVGTYKSAVEPLMRNDMSAESREASLRLVNALWSTYLTQVAENRSITTEDVFPGAKEMIAQLRNADGDNATYALNRKLVDAVSSYAQFEADMTETFQWDKENQQFNNISIYDYADTLTSSLPANDEGNIAVVVVQGAIIDGESIPGSAGGSTIANQIRQARLDPNIKALVLRVNSPGGSVSASEQIRSEVAAFKQQKKHVVVSMGGLAASGGYWISTPANKIIASPSTLTGSIGIFGVINTFENSLESIGVYTDGVTTSPLAGLSVTNKLPEEFAELLQLNIESGYKTFLNLVAESRKKTPAQIDRIAQGRVWVGIDAKTVGLVDEFGDFDDAIDAVAKMAKIEHPVIDWMKPELSLSEQIIMSLSSNAKALIPDPLQAYIPAPVLKEVKTQTEFYRNMNDPLNRYAYCLSCGDIQ, from the coding sequence ATGAATAAAATTATGGAGTTAATCGGCGCAATATTAAAATTCAGTTGGCAAGCCATTAACTTTATCCGGAAATTAATCTTAAACGTTATTTTCTTTTTTCTTCTCTTTATGGTCATTGGTATTTTCTTAATTAGTAAAGAAGCACAAAAACCGATGAGTTATGAAGGTGCCCTTCTTGTTGATCTTAAAGGTGTGATTGTTGACCAAACTGCGACCCAAAACCCTTTAGGAGAAGTTGGACGTGAGCTTTTAGGCGTTTCTAATAGCCAGCTCCAAGAAAATTCATTATTCGAAATCGTCGATACGCTACGCAAAGCCTCTCAAGATCCGAAAATTAAAGGTATGGTGCTCAAACTTGATGAATTTGCAGGTGCAGATCAACCTTCGCTAAATTATATTGGTAAAGCACTTAATGAATTTAAAAAGACAGGCAAACCGATTTTTGCCGTGAGTGGCTATTACAACCAGCCACAATATTATCTTGCGTCTTATGCAGATAAAATTTATCTCACTCCTCAAGGTGCAGTCGGGGTTTATGGTTTTGGCTTTCAAAATCTCTATTACAAAACACTGCTAGAAAATTTAAAAGTAAGTACTCATATTTTCCGTGTAGGGACTTATAAATCTGCCGTTGAACCATTAATGCGTAATGACATGTCTGCAGAATCTCGAGAAGCTTCATTACGTTTAGTTAATGCACTGTGGTCTACTTATTTAACTCAAGTTGCAGAAAATCGTAGTATTACCACCGAGGATGTTTTCCCTGGTGCAAAAGAGATGATTGCACAGCTACGCAATGCCGATGGGGACAACGCAACTTATGCGCTAAATCGTAAATTAGTGGACGCAGTAAGCTCATACGCTCAATTTGAAGCAGATATGACAGAAACCTTCCAATGGGATAAAGAGAACCAGCAATTTAACAATATCAGCATTTATGATTATGCCGATACGTTAACTTCATCATTACCTGCAAATGATGAAGGTAATATTGCCGTAGTCGTTGTTCAAGGCGCCATTATTGATGGTGAAAGTATTCCTGGGTCTGCGGGGGGATCAACTATTGCGAATCAAATTCGCCAAGCACGTTTAGATCCGAATATTAAGGCACTTGTATTACGTGTCAATAGTCCAGGGGGGAGCGTTTCTGCATCAGAGCAAATACGCAGTGAAGTTGCCGCCTTTAAACAACAGAAAAAACATGTGGTTGTTTCAATGGGAGGCTTAGCCGCATCAGGTGGATATTGGATCTCAACCCCTGCAAACAAGATTATTGCGAGCCCATCAACGTTAACTGGCTCAATTGGTATTTTCGGCGTTATTAATACCTTTGAAAATAGCCTAGAATCTATTGGTGTTTATACTGATGGTGTCACAACTTCACCATTAGCCGGATTATCTGTTACAAATAAACTCCCTGAAGAATTTGCAGAACTTTTACAGCTAAATATCGAAAGTGGCTATAAAACGTTTCTTAATTTAGTGGCAGAATCTCGTAAGAAAACACCTGCTCAAATTGATCGTATTGCTCAAGGTCGAGTATGGGTAGGAATAGATGCAAAAACGGTTGGTTTAGTTGATGAATTTGGTGATTTTGATGATGCCATTGATGCTGTTGCTAAAATGGCAAAAATTGAGCACCCCGTTATTGATTGGATGAAGCCAGAATTAAGTCTCTCTGAACAGATCATTATGAGCTTATCATCTAACGCAAAAGCACTTATTCCTGATCCGTTACAAGCATATATACCTGCACCTGTTTTAAAAGAAGTCAAAACACAGACAGAGTTTTATCGCAACATGAATGATCCGCTAAATCGCTATGCGTATTGTTTATCTTGTGGCGATATTCAATAA
- a CDS encoding DNA topoisomerase III gives MRLFIAEKPSLARAIADVLPKPHKRGDGFILCGDNQYVTWCVGHLLEQAEPDAYDPRYARWSLDDLPIIPEKWQLKPRADVKKQLETIKTLLKQAKEVIHAGDPDREGQLLVDEVLNYLNISEEQRKQARRCLINDLNPAAVTRAIDKLRYNHEFVPLCVSALARARADWLYGINMTRAYTLLGQRNGYQGVLSVGRVQTPVLGLVVRRDEEIENFVPKDFFEVKAHVVTPADERFTATWQPSEHCEPWQDEEGRLLNRKLAEHVVERIKGKPANVTDYQDKQESEIAPLPFSLSALQIEAAKRFGLSAQQVLDTCQRLYETHKLITYPRSDSRYLPNEHFAGRHAVINAISTHDASLLPQDTLDIDKKNRCWDDKKVDAHHAIIPTAKTGKISLTENEKNIYYLVARQYLMQFMPDAVYRKCVIELDIENGKFIAKARFLAQAGWRILLGAKEQDAENDGSALPIVAKDDELLCEKGEIVEKQTQPPRPFTDATLLSAMTGIARFVQDKELKKILRATDGLGTEATRAGIIELLFKRGFLQKKGRAINSTPAGRALIHVLPDMATLPDMTAHWESILTQISEKQFKYQDFMMPLNSTLIELITQAKRRPNIQAFRNLPAPAHNKKRKAASKGSNKGSATKNKAQSKEAATDH, from the coding sequence ATGAGATTATTTATTGCAGAAAAACCCAGCCTTGCTCGCGCTATTGCTGATGTATTGCCAAAGCCTCACAAACGGGGCGATGGTTTTATTCTTTGTGGTGATAACCAGTATGTGACATGGTGTGTTGGTCACTTACTTGAACAAGCTGAGCCGGATGCATACGACCCGCGGTACGCCCGCTGGTCGTTAGATGATTTGCCCATTATTCCTGAAAAGTGGCAACTCAAGCCCAGAGCTGATGTAAAAAAACAGTTAGAAACCATCAAAACACTACTTAAGCAGGCAAAAGAAGTGATCCACGCAGGCGACCCAGATCGTGAAGGTCAGCTGTTAGTCGATGAAGTGCTTAACTATTTAAATATCAGCGAAGAGCAAAGAAAACAGGCGCGTCGTTGCTTAATTAATGACTTAAATCCAGCGGCAGTGACGCGTGCTATTGATAAGCTACGCTATAACCATGAATTTGTACCATTGTGTGTATCTGCTTTGGCGCGAGCAAGAGCTGATTGGCTTTATGGTATTAATATGACTCGAGCCTATACGCTCTTAGGTCAACGCAATGGTTACCAAGGTGTATTATCAGTAGGGCGAGTGCAAACACCCGTATTAGGTTTAGTGGTTCGGCGTGATGAAGAAATTGAAAACTTTGTTCCTAAAGATTTCTTTGAAGTTAAAGCGCATGTTGTAACACCTGCCGATGAACGCTTTACTGCGACTTGGCAACCAAGTGAACATTGTGAACCTTGGCAAGATGAGGAAGGACGGTTATTAAATCGTAAACTTGCAGAGCATGTTGTTGAGAGAATTAAAGGCAAACCTGCGAATGTAACGGATTATCAAGATAAGCAAGAGTCTGAAATAGCGCCGCTTCCTTTTTCACTTTCCGCATTACAAATTGAAGCGGCAAAACGCTTTGGCTTAAGCGCACAACAAGTCTTAGATACGTGCCAACGCTTATATGAAACACATAAGCTCATTACTTATCCACGTTCTGACAGTCGTTATCTACCCAATGAACATTTTGCTGGTCGTCATGCTGTGATTAATGCGATTAGCACACATGACGCAAGCTTATTACCGCAAGATACCCTAGATATAGATAAAAAGAATCGTTGTTGGGATGATAAAAAAGTTGATGCTCACCATGCAATTATTCCAACGGCAAAAACAGGTAAGATCTCATTAACTGAAAATGAGAAAAATATTTATTATCTGGTGGCTCGTCAATATTTAATGCAATTTATGCCTGATGCTGTTTATCGTAAATGCGTTATTGAACTTGATATTGAGAATGGCAAATTTATCGCTAAAGCGCGTTTTTTAGCACAAGCAGGATGGCGAATATTATTAGGTGCGAAAGAGCAAGATGCTGAAAATGACGGTTCTGCATTGCCAATAGTGGCTAAAGACGATGAGTTGTTGTGTGAAAAGGGAGAGATTGTTGAAAAGCAAACGCAACCCCCAAGGCCTTTTACTGATGCAACATTGCTGTCTGCTATGACCGGAATTGCGCGCTTTGTTCAAGATAAAGAACTTAAAAAAATACTAAGAGCAACGGATGGATTAGGCACTGAAGCGACAAGAGCGGGAATTATTGAACTGTTATTTAAACGTGGCTTTCTGCAAAAAAAAGGACGAGCGATTAATTCAACGCCAGCGGGAAGAGCGTTAATTCATGTATTGCCAGATATGGCAACTTTACCCGATATGACCGCACATTGGGAATCGATACTTACGCAAATTAGTGAAAAGCAATTTAAATATCAAGACTTTATGATGCCATTAAATAGCACTTTAATAGAGTTGATTACTCAAGCAAAACGTCGTCCGAATATTCAAGCGTTTAGAAATCTTCCTGCACCGGCACATAATAAAAAGCGAAAGGCAGCTTCTAAAGGAAGTAATAAAGGAAGTGCTACAAAAAATAAAGCGCAGAGTAAAGAAGCGGCTACGGATCATTAA
- the msrB gene encoding peptide-methionine (R)-S-oxide reductase MsrB: MADNEKKVNISSNNNHIDLSTLNEMQRYVTQQQGTEPPFSGKLLHNRQTGIYHCLCCSAPLFYSETKFDAGCGWPSFYQPVSDNAIRYIDDFSHNMKRTEIRCQQCDAHLGHVFNDGPAPTGERYCVNSASLSFTNSETGEKQVG; the protein is encoded by the coding sequence ATGGCAGATAATGAAAAGAAAGTGAATATTTCAAGTAATAACAATCACATTGATTTATCAACACTCAATGAAATGCAACGTTATGTGACTCAACAGCAAGGTACAGAACCTCCGTTTAGTGGTAAATTATTACACAATCGTCAAACAGGGATTTATCACTGCTTATGTTGTTCTGCGCCTCTGTTTTATTCAGAGACGAAATTTGATGCGGGATGTGGTTGGCCCAGCTTTTATCAACCCGTTAGTGATAATGCAATTCGCTATATTGATGATTTTTCTCATAATATGAAAAGAACTGAAATACGTTGCCAGCAATGTGATGCACATTTAGGCCATGTTTTTAATGATGGCCCCGCCCCAACAGGAGAGCGTTATTGTGTTAATTCAGCCTCTCTTTCATTTACGAATAGTGAAACAGGCGAAAAACAAGTTGGTTAA
- the ansA gene encoding asparaginase yields the protein MQKKSIYVVYTGGTIGMQHSEHGYIPVSGHLQRQLAKMPEFHREEMPDFTIKEHLPLIDSSNITPEDWQSIADDINENYHNYDGFVILHGTDTMAFTASALSFMFENLSKPIIVTGSQIPLEALRSDGQTNLLNALYLAAHHPINEVALFFNNTLYRGNRTVKAHADGFNAFASPNSAPLLEAGINIKQFKINSFPKGNGEFIAHNITPQPIGVITIYPGLSDEVVKNILMQPVKALILRSYGVGNAPSHPALLSTLREATERGIVVINLTQCISGRVNMEGYATGQALAEVGVISGFDMTFEATLTKLHYLLSQQYHYTEICQLMQQNLRGEMTLDDNN from the coding sequence ATGCAAAAGAAATCAATCTACGTTGTTTATACTGGCGGTACTATTGGTATGCAACATTCTGAACATGGCTATATCCCGGTATCAGGACATTTACAACGCCAATTAGCTAAAATGCCAGAATTTCACCGTGAGGAGATGCCTGATTTTACAATTAAAGAGCACCTTCCTTTAATTGATTCTTCAAATATCACCCCCGAAGATTGGCAATCTATCGCAGATGATATTAATGAAAATTATCACAATTATGATGGGTTTGTTATTCTTCATGGCACTGATACCATGGCATTTACCGCATCAGCACTCTCTTTTATGTTTGAAAACCTTAGCAAACCGATTATCGTGACTGGCTCTCAAATTCCTTTGGAAGCCTTACGGTCTGATGGACAAACAAACCTATTAAATGCACTTTATCTCGCCGCACATCATCCAATTAATGAAGTGGCTCTGTTTTTCAATAACACACTGTATCGTGGAAACCGTACAGTAAAAGCACATGCGGATGGCTTTAATGCCTTTGCGTCACCAAATAGCGCACCATTATTAGAAGCTGGCATTAATATTAAACAATTTAAAATTAATTCCTTTCCTAAAGGAAATGGGGAATTTATTGCACATAATATTACGCCTCAACCTATCGGTGTGATCACCATTTATCCAGGGCTTTCAGATGAAGTCGTTAAAAATATCCTGATGCAACCTGTGAAAGCCTTAATATTGCGCTCTTATGGTGTCGGTAATGCCCCCTCACACCCTGCTCTACTTTCTACCCTACGTGAAGCAACAGAGCGGGGTATTGTTGTTATCAACCTTACACAATGTATTTCTGGTCGAGTCAATATGGAAGGTTATGCAACAGGTCAAGCATTAGCGGAAGTGGGTGTGATCAGTGGCTTTGATATGACATTTGAAGCAACATTAACTAAACTGCATTATCTTCTTAGTCAACAATATCATTACACTGAAATCTGCCAACTAATGCAACAAAACCTACGCGGTGAAATGACATTAGACGATAACAACTAA
- a CDS encoding NAD(P)H nitroreductase, with protein sequence MDALTLLLNRRSASRLTTPAPDSEALNTILQAGMRAPDHGALKPWHFIVMQNEGIERFSQLLHKAAIASNLGPEVEEKAKNAPFRAPLIITVIAKVKEHPKVPEWEQVVAAGCSVQAMQMAAVAQGFGGIWRSGSWTHDAVVREGLGCSEHDQIIGFLYLGTPALKAPMTVSPADLTDFVTYF encoded by the coding sequence ATGGATGCATTAACACTGCTTTTGAACCGCCGTTCAGCTTCTCGACTGACTACGCCAGCCCCTGATAGTGAAGCCCTCAATACTATTTTACAAGCAGGTATGCGCGCGCCTGATCATGGTGCACTTAAGCCTTGGCATTTTATAGTGATGCAAAATGAAGGCATTGAGCGTTTTAGCCAATTACTGCATAAGGCGGCAATAGCGAGTAATTTAGGACCAGAAGTTGAAGAAAAAGCAAAAAATGCACCTTTTCGTGCCCCATTGATTATCACGGTTATTGCGAAAGTGAAAGAACACCCTAAAGTTCCTGAATGGGAGCAAGTTGTTGCCGCTGGTTGTAGTGTGCAAGCAATGCAAATGGCGGCTGTTGCGCAAGGATTTGGGGGAATTTGGCGTTCAGGCTCTTGGACTCATGATGCCGTTGTAAGAGAAGGACTTGGCTGTAGCGAACACGACCAGATTATTGGTTTCCTTTATTTAGGTACGCCAGCCTTGAAAGCACCAATGACAGTTTCTCCTGCCGACTTAACTGATTTTGTGACTTATTTTTAA
- the selD gene encoding selenide, water dikinase SelD: MSEAIRLTQYSHGAGCGCKISPKVLETILHSEQAKFHDPHLLVGNETKDDAAVYDLGNGTGIISTTDFFMPIVDNPYDFGRIAATNAISDIFAMGGKPIMAIAILGWPINKLAPEIAREVIEGGRAACQEAGISLAGGHSIDAPEPIFGLAVTGVVPVSKVKKNSEAKAGCQLFLTKPLGIGVLTTAEKKGLLKPEHQGLATEIMCRMNKAGSDFSDIEGVTAMTDVTGFGLLGHLSEICDGSGVQATIHFSQVPRLPEVESYIEQGCVPGGTGRNFESYGHLIGEITEMQRKLLCDPQTSGGLLLAVLPEAVEKVKEVASRFDIELTSIGELTAPVAGKALIEVTD, translated from the coding sequence ATGTCTGAAGCAATTCGTTTAACACAATACAGTCATGGTGCAGGTTGTGGTTGTAAAATCTCGCCAAAAGTTTTAGAAACCATTTTACACAGTGAACAAGCTAAATTTCATGATCCTCATTTACTTGTCGGTAATGAAACCAAAGATGATGCTGCTGTTTATGATTTAGGAAACGGTACAGGTATTATCAGCACCACTGATTTCTTTATGCCAATCGTTGATAACCCCTATGATTTTGGGCGTATTGCGGCAACAAATGCAATTAGCGATATTTTTGCCATGGGCGGAAAACCGATTATGGCGATTGCTATTTTAGGCTGGCCAATTAATAAACTGGCACCGGAAATCGCACGCGAAGTGATTGAGGGTGGTCGAGCTGCTTGCCAAGAAGCAGGCATTTCACTCGCTGGTGGTCACTCAATTGATGCACCTGAGCCTATTTTTGGTCTTGCTGTAACAGGGGTTGTGCCCGTCAGTAAAGTGAAGAAAAACAGCGAAGCTAAAGCAGGATGTCAGCTTTTTTTAACGAAACCTTTGGGTATTGGTGTATTAACAACCGCTGAGAAGAAAGGGCTACTAAAACCAGAACACCAAGGTTTAGCGACAGAAATTATGTGCCGTATGAATAAAGCCGGTTCTGATTTTTCTGATATTGAAGGTGTCACTGCAATGACCGACGTTACAGGGTTCGGTTTATTAGGACATTTAAGCGAAATCTGTGATGGCTCTGGTGTACAAGCGACTATTCATTTCTCACAAGTCCCTAGATTGCCAGAAGTCGAGTCTTATATAGAACAAGGCTGTGTTCCTGGGGGAACAGGTCGTAACTTTGAAAGTTATGGTCATTTAATTGGTGAGATCACTGAAATGCAACGTAAGTTGCTCTGTGATCCACAAACATCAGGGGGTTTACTATTAGCCGTATTACCTGAAGCGGTTGAAAAAGTGAAAGAAGTTGCCTCACGTTTTGATATTGAATTAACGTCTATTGGTGAATTAACGGCACCAGTAGCGGGAAAAGCGTTGATTGAAGTGACTGACTAA